From the Methanocella sp. genome, one window contains:
- a CDS encoding DMT family transporter, with amino-acid sequence MRLTEDGKTRLTLVLVMALWGGSFIASKVGLEGLFPVELATLRFAIAVPLLVVITLIVEGPKAFNIARKDLPVLIVMALTGVTLQYIVQFYAMTYTSVTNTALLINMGTFFVIIPSAIFLKERLSIDNILGIIIAFIGVALVATKGNFAFSMNLIGDGLVLICAVMWAIYILVGNKLAGKYSVLSQLNYIFIFGFIGLLPFYFITPHHAIGEFSSTTWACLLYLAIICSVIAYFFFNDAIIKLGPAKAALYQYLEPLFAIVLAITLLHEPLTAAIVAGAVFIIAGIAMADNNLKVLGYFIKGTETVKEEHGP; translated from the coding sequence ATGCGCTTAACGGAAGACGGTAAGACCCGGCTTACGCTCGTCCTCGTAATGGCCCTCTGGGGCGGCTCTTTTATCGCCTCCAAGGTAGGGCTCGAAGGATTGTTCCCGGTGGAGCTTGCCACGCTGCGTTTTGCAATTGCAGTACCGCTCCTGGTCGTCATCACGCTCATCGTCGAAGGCCCTAAGGCATTTAATATTGCCCGGAAAGACCTGCCGGTGCTCATCGTCATGGCCCTGACCGGCGTGACGCTCCAGTACATCGTCCAGTTCTACGCAATGACGTACACGTCAGTCACCAACACGGCGCTGCTCATCAACATGGGCACGTTCTTCGTCATCATCCCTTCGGCGATATTCCTCAAGGAGAGGCTCTCCATCGACAACATCCTGGGCATCATCATCGCTTTCATAGGAGTGGCGCTCGTCGCGACGAAGGGCAACTTTGCGTTCTCGATGAACCTCATAGGCGATGGCCTGGTCCTTATATGCGCCGTCATGTGGGCCATCTACATCCTCGTAGGGAATAAGCTCGCGGGTAAATATTCCGTGCTCTCCCAGCTAAATTACATCTTCATCTTCGGCTTCATAGGGCTCCTGCCCTTCTATTTCATCACCCCGCACCACGCCATCGGAGAGTTCTCCTCCACGACCTGGGCCTGCCTGCTCTACCTGGCCATTATCTGCTCGGTCATCGCCTACTTCTTCTTTAACGACGCCATCATTAAGCTGGGCCCCGCGAAAGCGGCGTTATACCAGTACCTGGAGCCGCTCTTCGCCATTGTCCTCGCGATAACACTGCTCCACGAGCCCCTTACTGCCGCCATCGTCGCCGGCGCAGTCTTTATAATCGCCGGTATCGCCATGGCAGATAATAACCTCAAGGTGCTGGGCTACTTCATAAAGGGCACCGAAACGGTAAAAGAAGAACATGGTCCCTAG
- a CDS encoding RDD family protein, which translates to MEFSQGAKGLIEKNIKSIMDKMTLSQKDRADVEKELRSSFFEGSEAKAKARGASVVAEEDVLKAIGEEGTVEEITAAYMSSYAEGLKRAGFWRRAFAYIIDMIIAGIVILILSSPFMLMNYLFQSYDSHGWVVVATGMMNFAIGLIFFGVLLCYFVILEGRFGTTIGKYLLGMKVVRADGMPIDYKDSLLRNIPKFVGNFIFIDALIMVIFFNKEKQRAFDKVANTIVVRTRE; encoded by the coding sequence ATGGAATTTTCACAGGGCGCTAAAGGCCTGATCGAGAAGAACATTAAAAGTATCATGGATAAGATGACCCTGAGCCAGAAGGACAGGGCCGATGTGGAGAAGGAGCTGCGCTCGAGCTTTTTCGAGGGCTCCGAAGCAAAGGCAAAGGCGCGCGGTGCGAGCGTCGTCGCAGAGGAGGACGTGTTGAAGGCTATTGGCGAGGAGGGCACGGTCGAGGAGATCACCGCGGCCTACATGAGCTCCTATGCCGAAGGCCTGAAGCGGGCCGGATTCTGGCGGAGGGCTTTCGCTTATATTATCGATATGATCATCGCGGGCATCGTGATCCTTATCCTGTCGTCGCCGTTCATGCTGATGAACTACCTGTTCCAGTCCTATGACTCGCACGGCTGGGTCGTGGTCGCGACGGGCATGATGAACTTTGCCATCGGGCTCATCTTCTTCGGCGTGCTCCTGTGCTACTTCGTCATCCTCGAAGGGCGCTTCGGCACGACGATCGGGAAGTATCTCCTGGGCATGAAAGTGGTCCGGGCCGACGGCATGCCCATCGACTATAAGGACTCGCTGCTCAGGAACATCCCGAAGTTCGTCGGGAACTTCATCTTCATCGATGCCCTGATCATGGTCATATTCTTCAATAAGGAAAAGCAGCGGGCGTTCGATAAGGTGGCCAACACCATCGTCGTACGCACACGGGAATGA
- a CDS encoding PadR family transcriptional regulator, with the protein MQSEIEKWLKELRKGSTKLAMLTLLNKRDMYGYEITKELSSITDGVIALKESNAYPALHMMEADGLITSYWKETEPGMPPRKYYSITPAGRDFFEEMKREWKKQNEAMKQIWSY; encoded by the coding sequence ATGCAGTCTGAAATTGAAAAGTGGCTTAAGGAACTCCGAAAGGGCAGCACGAAGCTTGCCATGCTCACTCTGCTCAATAAGCGGGATATGTACGGCTATGAGATCACGAAGGAGCTGAGCAGCATCACGGATGGCGTTATCGCCCTGAAAGAGAGCAACGCCTATCCGGCCCTCCATATGATGGAGGCAGACGGGCTCATCACGAGCTATTGGAAGGAGACGGAGCCCGGCATGCCGCCCCGTAAATACTATAGTATTACGCCCGCGGGCCGGGACTTTTTCGAGGAAATGAAGAGGGAATGGAAGAAGCAAAACGAGGCCATGAAACAGATCTGGAGTTACTAG
- the leuS gene encoding leucine--tRNA ligase — protein MDFKAIEEKWQKRYEETKAFEPSVEPGRPKYFITYPYPYMNGYFHIGRAFSGLRAEVLARYKLMQGFNVLFPFAFHCTGTPIVAAAERIAEGEKKQMDILKKAGIPEEEIPKFADPIYWTEYFSKTTKEDLIKAGAAIDWSRSFRTTALNPFYDQFIKWQFRKLKEGGYVVMGEHPVVWCPHCKSPVGDHARLEGEGVTPEEIFLIKFKLGETILPCGTYRPETSYGVTNLWLNPEVTYVRAKVNDEDWLVSEEAVEKLANQKYVVTVIERIRGKDLIGKRVLNQVTGREVPILPAVFVEAGRGTGVVMSVPAHAPYDYAALRDIESNPADFGITPDAIKDIRLIPLITIEGFGKFPAKEIIEQMNIKDQSDPKLEDATKEIYKKEFHTGVLNENCGKYAGRKVMEAKLELESDFVHSDRAAIFYELPQQVICRCLTKCVVKIVSDQWFLNYSNPIWKAQAHKALDAMTLYPEKVRKQFDYVLDWLKDWACTREYGLGTELPWDKRWMIESLSDSTIYMSYYTISKYLQDPHYGIKPEQLTGEFFDFVLMDKGTVEDVSKKTGIMQGLIMKMKQEFEYWYPFDMRCSGKDLVQNHLSFCIFNHTALFPEKYWPKGMSVNGFLQLDGQKMSSSKGNIYTLRQVIDMYGADATRLTLMYGGEGLEDPNWDSEFARTAGPRLAQWYDFALGNYGKGREDEKYIDLWLESVATKTIKLTKQAMDTMDFRTAIQRGYFDMQRYLRWYIRRSPVPNKRIISWFIDVQTRILAPFTPHICEEIWENVGGQGLIAKAAYPTWDEKMIADETIERSEDFIRKVIEDAQEIITVANLTEAKEAYIYTSEDWKYKALQIAAGKNMGDAMKDVMADSDMRKHGKDVSRYIQKVISERLVPSGVDEPAILKEAQDFIAGEIGMKVSVNAEFDPQNKKKHAIPGRPAIFIQS, from the coding sequence ATGGATTTTAAGGCGATCGAAGAGAAGTGGCAAAAGCGTTATGAGGAAACGAAGGCCTTCGAGCCGTCCGTCGAGCCGGGCCGCCCCAAGTACTTCATCACGTACCCGTATCCCTATATGAACGGCTATTTCCACATCGGCCGGGCCTTCAGCGGCCTGCGGGCCGAGGTATTGGCCCGTTACAAGCTCATGCAGGGCTTCAACGTGCTCTTCCCGTTCGCGTTCCACTGCACGGGCACTCCGATCGTCGCGGCGGCCGAGCGCATCGCCGAAGGCGAAAAGAAGCAGATGGACATTCTCAAGAAAGCAGGCATCCCCGAAGAGGAGATACCAAAATTCGCCGATCCGATCTACTGGACGGAGTACTTCTCAAAGACCACTAAAGAGGACCTGATAAAGGCAGGAGCGGCCATCGACTGGTCCCGCTCTTTCCGCACGACCGCGTTGAACCCCTTCTACGACCAGTTCATCAAGTGGCAGTTCAGGAAGCTCAAGGAAGGCGGATACGTGGTCATGGGCGAGCATCCTGTCGTCTGGTGCCCCCACTGCAAGTCGCCTGTCGGCGACCACGCCCGACTCGAGGGCGAAGGCGTCACTCCCGAAGAGATATTTCTCATTAAGTTCAAGCTGGGCGAGACCATACTGCCCTGCGGCACATACCGGCCGGAAACGTCTTACGGCGTTACTAACCTCTGGCTGAACCCGGAGGTCACCTACGTCCGGGCAAAGGTGAACGATGAGGACTGGCTCGTCTCCGAGGAGGCCGTCGAGAAGCTGGCCAACCAAAAATACGTCGTCACGGTCATCGAAAGGATCCGGGGAAAAGACCTCATCGGCAAGCGTGTCCTCAACCAGGTCACGGGCCGTGAAGTGCCCATCCTGCCCGCCGTGTTCGTCGAGGCCGGCCGGGGCACCGGTGTCGTCATGTCCGTGCCCGCGCACGCGCCCTATGACTACGCGGCGCTGAGGGACATCGAGAGCAACCCCGCGGATTTCGGCATTACGCCCGATGCCATCAAGGATATCCGGCTCATCCCGCTCATCACCATCGAAGGCTTCGGCAAGTTCCCGGCCAAGGAGATCATCGAGCAGATGAACATCAAGGACCAGAGCGACCCGAAGCTCGAGGACGCTACGAAGGAGATCTATAAAAAAGAGTTCCATACAGGCGTGCTCAACGAGAACTGCGGCAAGTATGCCGGCCGGAAGGTCATGGAGGCGAAACTCGAGCTGGAGAGCGACTTCGTTCACAGCGACAGGGCAGCCATCTTCTATGAGCTCCCCCAGCAGGTTATCTGTCGTTGCCTCACGAAGTGCGTCGTCAAGATCGTATCCGACCAGTGGTTCCTGAACTATAGCAACCCCATATGGAAGGCACAGGCGCATAAGGCACTGGACGCCATGACGCTGTACCCGGAAAAGGTCCGCAAGCAGTTCGACTACGTGCTCGACTGGCTGAAGGACTGGGCCTGCACCAGGGAATACGGCCTGGGCACGGAGCTGCCCTGGGACAAGCGCTGGATGATAGAGTCGCTCTCTGATTCGACCATCTACATGTCATATTATACGATCTCGAAGTATCTGCAGGACCCGCACTATGGCATCAAGCCCGAACAGCTTACGGGCGAGTTCTTCGACTTCGTGCTCATGGACAAGGGCACCGTCGAGGACGTCTCGAAGAAGACGGGCATCATGCAGGGTCTCATCATGAAGATGAAGCAGGAGTTCGAGTACTGGTATCCTTTTGATATGCGATGCAGCGGCAAGGACCTGGTCCAGAACCACCTGTCGTTCTGTATTTTCAACCATACCGCATTATTCCCGGAGAAGTACTGGCCTAAAGGCATGAGCGTCAACGGCTTCCTTCAACTGGACGGCCAGAAGATGTCGTCGAGCAAGGGCAACATCTATACGCTCCGGCAGGTCATCGACATGTATGGCGCCGACGCCACCAGGCTCACGCTCATGTACGGCGGCGAAGGCCTGGAGGACCCCAACTGGGACAGCGAGTTCGCCCGCACGGCCGGCCCCAGGCTCGCGCAGTGGTACGACTTCGCCCTCGGGAACTACGGCAAGGGCCGGGAGGACGAGAAGTACATCGACCTGTGGCTCGAGTCCGTCGCGACCAAGACCATCAAATTAACAAAACAGGCAATGGACACCATGGACTTCCGGACCGCCATCCAGCGGGGCTACTTCGACATGCAGCGCTACCTGCGCTGGTACATCCGCCGGTCCCCGGTGCCCAACAAGCGGATCATCTCCTGGTTCATCGATGTCCAGACGCGGATCCTCGCGCCCTTCACCCCTCATATCTGCGAGGAGATCTGGGAGAACGTCGGCGGCCAGGGCTTAATCGCGAAAGCGGCGTACCCGACCTGGGACGAGAAGATGATCGCCGACGAGACCATCGAGCGCTCCGAGGATTTCATCCGGAAGGTCATCGAGGACGCCCAGGAGATCATAACCGTGGCCAATCTCACAGAGGCGAAAGAGGCGTATATTTATACGTCCGAGGACTGGAAGTATAAGGCTCTCCAGATCGCGGCAGGGAAGAACATGGGCGACGCCATGAAGGACGTCATGGCCGATTCCGATATGCGGAAGCACGGCAAGGACGTGAGCCGCTATATCCAGAAGGTCATCAGCGAGCGCCTCGTGCCCAGCGGCGTGGATGAGCCCGCAATCCTGAAAGAGGCGCAGGACTTCATCGCCGGCGAGATCGGCATGAAGGTCTCCGTTAACGCCGAGTTCGACCCGCAGAATAAGAAGAAGCACGCGATACCCGGCAGGCCGGCCATCTTCATACAATCGTAG
- a CDS encoding tetratricopeptide repeat protein, translating into MSLKEMMEEVERQRRRGNFKASENLLRLEQKRAMLDGDDPYYHFFGGLLLYYLNYTRDAYLNLNNAILTDNHDSFYVDKYKGVICMESGRYDRALELFNKALSTAQKSGNNDWIAAMQNAIGSLYTRMGKYDRALDEYTSALKTASDNDNREWIETSLCNVGVARCNIGDYEGSIDYFTESYKAAEALQDGRGQRVCLNNMGGAYNNLGRHNEALQKFEEARRLAEKIDDKYGLRVVYNNLGFTYRTLGDLKNAMECYELALTIARQIGDDQGANVAKYWILSIYDELEKAAAAH; encoded by the coding sequence ATGAGCTTGAAAGAGATGATGGAGGAGGTCGAGCGGCAGCGCCGCCGGGGCAACTTCAAGGCCTCGGAGAACCTGCTCCGCCTGGAACAGAAGCGTGCCATGCTCGATGGCGACGACCCCTATTATCACTTTTTCGGGGGCTTGCTTCTCTATTACTTAAACTATACCCGGGACGCGTACCTGAACCTGAATAATGCTATTTTGACGGACAACCACGACTCCTTTTACGTGGACAAATACAAAGGCGTGATCTGCATGGAATCAGGGCGTTATGACCGCGCCCTCGAGCTTTTCAATAAGGCGCTGTCTACTGCCCAAAAATCAGGGAACAATGACTGGATCGCCGCCATGCAGAACGCCATCGGCAGCCTTTACACACGGATGGGTAAATACGACCGTGCCCTTGACGAGTATACGTCCGCGCTCAAGACAGCGAGTGACAACGACAATAGAGAGTGGATCGAGACGAGCCTGTGTAACGTCGGCGTGGCTCGCTGCAATATTGGGGACTACGAGGGCTCGATTGATTATTTTACGGAATCGTACAAGGCCGCCGAGGCGCTGCAGGACGGCCGCGGCCAGCGGGTCTGCTTAAATAATATGGGTGGCGCATACAATAACCTCGGCCGCCATAACGAGGCGCTGCAAAAGTTCGAAGAGGCCCGGCGCCTGGCGGAAAAAATAGACGATAAGTATGGGCTGCGCGTCGTCTATAACAACCTGGGCTTTACTTATCGAACCTTGGGCGATCTAAAGAACGCTATGGAGTGCTACGAGCTTGCCCTGACCATCGCCCGGCAGATCGGCGACGACCAGGGGGCGAACGTGGCCAAGTACTGGATCCTGTCTATCTACGACGAGCTTGAAAAGGCGGCGGCCGCGCATTAA
- a CDS encoding PAS domain S-box protein yields the protein MDSRSLSEQIKEVLKANPKGMTVGEVAESIGMNSQSMGRHLDVLAASGQVEVHTFGRSKVFYLSQRVPVFSLINISPDMVVMLDKDLKVTNVNQKFLDFTGTDREDTMGRCITDVSFPIRFEPDIVPYARQALEGIHSRIEALYKRGIEELYFQIKFIPILYENGDIGANIIFEDITMRKRLEEQRSFLAAIVESSNDAIIGKKLDGTITSWNKSAERIYGYTAEEMIGNKVSVIVPPERRGEVNDIFEKILRGERIMHHETERVRKDGKRITVSLTVSPIIDSDGQVLGASTIAYEVDRIKPYRSALTVIGVAAIFFVLDLSCRSILF from the coding sequence ATGGATAGCCGCAGCTTATCAGAGCAGATAAAAGAGGTCTTAAAGGCCAACCCAAAGGGCATGACAGTGGGCGAGGTCGCCGAGAGCATCGGCATGAACAGCCAGTCTATGGGCCGCCATCTCGACGTGCTGGCCGCGTCGGGGCAGGTTGAAGTCCACACGTTCGGCCGCTCGAAGGTTTTCTACCTGTCGCAGCGGGTGCCGGTCTTTTCCCTGATCAACATCTCCCCGGACATGGTCGTCATGCTAGATAAGGACCTCAAGGTCACGAATGTCAACCAGAAGTTCCTGGACTTTACGGGGACCGACCGGGAAGACACCATGGGCCGGTGTATAACAGACGTCTCATTCCCCATCCGTTTCGAACCCGACATCGTCCCATACGCCCGCCAGGCGCTGGAAGGCATCCATTCCCGTATCGAAGCCCTCTATAAGCGGGGAATCGAGGAGCTATATTTCCAGATTAAGTTCATACCCATCCTGTATGAGAACGGCGATATCGGCGCCAACATTATCTTCGAGGACATTACCATGCGGAAGCGGCTCGAGGAGCAGCGGTCTTTCCTCGCGGCCATCGTCGAGTCCTCCAACGACGCCATCATCGGCAAGAAGCTGGACGGCACCATCACGAGCTGGAACAAGAGTGCCGAGCGGATCTACGGGTATACCGCGGAGGAGATGATCGGCAATAAAGTTTCCGTCATCGTCCCGCCCGAGCGCCGGGGCGAAGTGAACGACATATTTGAAAAAATACTGCGGGGCGAGCGTATCATGCACCATGAGACCGAACGGGTCCGCAAGGACGGAAAGAGGATCACGGTATCATTAACCGTTTCGCCAATTATCGATAGCGACGGCCAGGTGCTGGGCGCCTCCACCATCGCGTACGAGGTCGACCGTATAAAGCCTTACCGGAGTGCGCTGACCGTGATAGGGGTGGCCGCGATATTTTTTGTCTTAGATTTATCATGCCGTAGCATATTGTTTTAA
- a CDS encoding secondary thiamine-phosphate synthase enzyme YjbQ codes for MGQGGVPGLIWKEVAVSTSARAQMVDVTAQVASELAASGITSGVCYVYVPHTTAGVTINENADPDVVTDILVGLERLVPLKGNYRHAEGNSDAHIKASLMGFTVTVPVIGGSLALGTWQGIYFCEFDGPRRRKMLIGIEEK; via the coding sequence ATGGGACAGGGAGGAGTTCCGGGCTTGATCTGGAAAGAGGTCGCCGTGTCCACGAGCGCCAGGGCCCAGATGGTCGACGTGACGGCGCAGGTGGCCTCGGAGCTCGCGGCGAGCGGCATAACATCAGGCGTATGCTACGTCTACGTGCCCCACACGACGGCCGGCGTGACAATCAACGAGAACGCCGACCCCGACGTCGTCACCGACATCCTGGTCGGCCTGGAGCGGCTGGTACCGCTAAAAGGGAATTACCGCCATGCCGAAGGCAACTCAGATGCCCACATCAAGGCTTCGCTCATGGGCTTTACAGTGACCGTGCCGGTCATCGGCGGCAGCCTGGCCCTGGGCACATGGCAGGGCATCTATTTTTGCGAGTTCGACGGCCCTCGCAGGCGTAAAATGCTTATAGGCATTGAAGAAAAGTAA